GACTGTTTATGACGTTGAGCAGTTTCTGTATGTCAACAAAATGAAGTCCGGTAGTGGGTTCATCGAGAATATAGAGTGTTCTGCCGGTGGACTTTTTCCCGAGTTCCTTTGAGAGTCTCACGCGCTGTGCCTCCCCGCCGGAAAGGGTTGACGCCGGCTGACCGAGCTGCAGATATCCGAGCCCCACATCTTCAAGCACTTCCAGTTTTTGCCGTATCGAAGGGAAAGACGAGAAAAACTCGAGTGCCTCTGAGATAGTCATATCAAGCACTTCTGCAATATTTCTGCGCCTGAAGCTGATGTCGAGAGTTTCTTTGTTGTAACGTTTTCCCTTGCACGTTTCACAAGGGATATAGACGTCCGGAAGGAAATGCATTTCAACCTTAACGAGCCCGTCTCCCCCGCATGCGTCACACCTGCCTCCCGGGAGATTGAAACTGAAGCGGGAGGGAGAATACCCACGAATTTTTGCGTCAGGAACCTGTGCAAACAGCTCCCTGATCAGAGAGAATATTCCCGTGTATGTTGCAGGGTTGGATCTCGGTGTTTTCCCCAGCGGGGACTGATCGACGCTTATAACGCGGTCTATCTTGCGCATTCCGGTCATTTCCTGGTGCCTGCCCGGAGATACGCTGCTTTTATAGAGTTCCCTGCAAAGTGCCTTGTACAGTATTTCGTATACAAGGGTGCTTTTGCCTGAACCTGAGACGCCTGTAACACAGGTGAAGATACCGAGCGGGATAGATACATCAATATTCTTGAGATTGAATTCCCGGGCTCCGGTGATTTTCAGAGAATCTGCGTGAGTTCTCCGAAGGGAAGAAATCAGTATTGATGCTGCTCCGCTCAGATATTGCCCTGTAATGGAACGTTCATTATTCTCGATCTCCTGAGGGCTGCCTGAGGCGATGACCCATCCTCCACGGAGTCCGGCACCGGGTCCCATGTCAATAATATGGTCAGCCCATCGTATCGTATCTTCGTCGTGCTCAACCACTATGACAGTGTTGCCCTCGTCCCTTATCGACGACAGACTTTCAAGAAGCTTGATACAGTCTCTCGGATGCATCCCAATGCTCGGTTCATCAAGAATATAGAGAACCCCGGTCAGGGAGGACCCGAGTTGTGTGGCAAGCCTGATTCGCTGTGCTTCACCGCCTGAAAGCGTAAGAGAGGACCTGTCCAGCGTGAGATAACCAAGGCCGACTTTTTCAATGAAACTGAGCCTGTCCTTGACTTCTCTGAGAACGCGTGATGCTATTGTCTGTTCTCTTTCAGTCAGGTCGAGAGTATGAATAAAGACACGTGCATCTTTCACGGACTGTGCCGCGAATTCACCGATATTCATGTCCTGAATCCTGATGCTTAATGCCTCTTTCCGCAGCCTGAGGCCGTTACATGCCCTGCAGTATCTGT
The window above is part of the Nitrospirota bacterium genome. Proteins encoded here:
- the uvrA gene encoding excinuclease ABC subunit UvrA; amino-acid sequence: MQDSIVIKGAREHNLKNIDLSIPRETLTVITGPSGSGKSSLAIDTIYAEGQRRYVESLSAYARQFIEQLRKPDVDYIEGLSPSISIDQKTVNKSPRSTVGTITEIYDYMRVLFTRIGKQYCYNCGSVITKQDSESILASVMSLPEGSRIQILASVVRERKGEYKKELQEMRREGFIRARIDGEIVDLTQDIVLSKHKRHTIEIVIDRLIIKPGIERQIREAIQTALGYSEIVVINLLAGNRDIMFSKASVCAQCGISYPEITPMFFSFNSRQGACPHCNGLGLENIEENSTELEEYRYCRACNGLRLRKEALSIRIQDMNIGEFAAQSVKDARVFIHTLDLTEREQTIASRVLREVKDRLSFIEKVGLGYLTLDRSSLTLSGGEAQRIRLATQLGSSLTGVLYILDEPSIGMHPRDCIKLLESLSSIRDEGNTVIVVEHDEDTIRWADHIIDMGPGAGLRGGWVIASGSPQEIENNERSITGQYLSGAASILISSLRRTHADSLKITGAREFNLKNIDVSIPLGIFTCVTGVSGSGKSTLVYEILYKALCRELYKSSVSPGRHQEMTGMRKIDRVISVDQSPLGKTPRSNPATYTGIFSLIRELFAQVPDAKIRGYSPSRFSFNLPGGRCDACGGDGLVKVEMHFLPDVYIPCETCKGKRYNKETLDISFRRRNIAEVLDMTISEALEFFSSFPSIRQKLEVLEDVGLGYLQLGQPASTLSGGEAQRVRLSKELGKKSTGRTLYILDEPTTGLHFVDIQKLLNVINSLVDAGNTVIIIEHNLDVIKSADHIIDLGPEGGDEGGRVIAEGTPEEIIANTDSHTGRFLRNKFLRHIPVRAV